Within the Actinomycetota bacterium genome, the region GGGTCGTCGCGGAAGGCCTCGGTCTCCCGCTGCAGGACGGGGGGCACCACGTCGACCCCGAAGACCTGGCTGTGCTCGTGGGACCTCGACGCACCTGCCTCGCGGCCGCGGTTGAACGCCGCGATCGTGCACGACCGGCCCGAGGCCGCGATGCGGTCGCGGTAGGCGAGCAGGATCTGCAGGCGGTGCTCGGGGGGCAGCCGCTCGATATCGGTGTCGTGGTCGGGGCCGTGGACGACCACCTCGTGGAAAGGGGTCCCCGGGTAGAGGTTGGGGAAGGCGCGGACGACCCAGCGTCCCTCCTCGTCGGTCACCGCGTAGGTCTGCGGGGGGGTCCGGTCCTCACGGCCCGCACAGAAGTCACACGGGCCCGCCTCCTCGTCCGGCGCCACGGGGTCCGGCGCCCCCCGGTTGGCGCGGTCCGGGGCGAGCATGACCCAGCGGCGGCCGAGCGGGTCGAACCGCGCCTCGGGTTCAGGCATCGCGGGTACGAGCTTCCGCGATCGCGACGAGGTCGATGGCGGATCTGACGTCGCCCGGTCCGATCTGGAAATCCCCCGGGCGCAGCCCTACCAGCGAAGCCCGTATCCACGGGGCCCGGTCCGGGGGCGCGACGCGGTCCAGCAGCAGGGGCAACGCCTCGCCGGCCGCCCGCTCCACCCAGCGCAGGCGCCGCCCGTGCCATATCCCGAACATCCGCACCTCGCCCATCCGGCGGCGGAGGAGGTGGAAGAGCTCGTCGGGGGTGTACTGCCAGGCGTGGGAGCCGTCGATGGGACGGGTCCGGCCCGGGGAGGCGGTCAGGCGGTTGGGGGTCCGCAGGACGAGCAGACCACCCGGGCGCAGGAGCCGACGGATCTCGTCCAGGAGGCGCATCGGGTCGGCGAGACGCTCGAGCATCCCGTCGCACACGGCAGCGTCGAACGAATGCTGAGGCTCGTCCACGCGCGGGAGCGGAGCGCGCCGGAACGTGACCGAGGGTCCGCTGTAGCGGCGGAAGGCCTCCCTCAGCGCGGCGTCGTCCTCGTCCACCCCGAGCACGCGCGCACCGGCCGACGCGAGCCGCGCCGCTCTCGTTCCG harbors:
- a CDS encoding class I SAM-dependent methyltransferase, giving the protein MRAASEPQPGAVPTSSPEPYRAARAEAFAAWAAEALAQRERRWVIDIGCGVGTRAARLASAGARVLGVDEDDAALREAFRRYSGPSVTFRRAPLPRVDEPQHSFDAAVCDGMLERLADPMRLLDEIRRLLRPGGLLVLRTPNRLTASPGRTRPIDGSHAWQYTPDELFHLLRRRMGEVRMFGIWHGRRLRWVERAAGEALPLLLDRVAPPDRAPWIRASLVGLRPGDFQIGPGDVRSAIDLVAIAEARTRDA